From the genome of Segatella hominis, one region includes:
- a CDS encoding pectinesterase family protein, whose product MKRIFISMTGIITCMNLMAQTPVSFYPQENAQDINIDTHLVIVFDKTVKTGSKGIITVTDKTTRNVVDRIDMSIPAGPTEGQPKNPNAVYTPVPYIYKVENVTNRNTRPGTPSGAAKEDKRKYQKTIIGGFSDAFHFYPVICHGNKATIYLHNNMLEYGHEYEIKISKGTIEGWNGKKSWTFRTKEKAPSADLRHIVVAADGSGDFSTLQGAMDWIPDSLPSEASRKKVFVKKGDYEELVYFRNKRFVTIQGEFMDGVVVHYPNNEVFNPHPVDIKTNEQKGTFPSRRAAVAADNCADMIFKDITFKTDCKGQAEGFLLNGERNFAENVHVIGDGDALQVNGSAYWLNCVIDGGGDTVLGRGPSYFNHCILSSYDAFMWIRNTWENHGNIFNDCTFKGLGKDAVIARLPDNKGRNYPDAECVLLNCTLDGVPSEGFGPIDESASTANLLEFNSHDKEGKTIDISKRNKHVRQLDAIKDAETIGKYSNASWVLNW is encoded by the coding sequence ATGAAACGAATCTTTATTTCAATGACAGGTATCATCACATGTATGAACCTGATGGCACAAACTCCAGTCAGTTTTTATCCTCAGGAGAATGCCCAAGACATCAACATCGATACACATCTGGTCATCGTGTTTGACAAGACTGTAAAGACTGGCAGCAAGGGCATAATCACAGTTACGGACAAGACAACTCGAAATGTGGTTGATAGAATCGATATGAGCATTCCGGCGGGACCAACCGAAGGACAGCCCAAGAATCCCAATGCTGTCTATACTCCCGTTCCCTATATATATAAGGTGGAGAATGTAACCAATCGCAATACCCGTCCTGGAACTCCATCAGGTGCTGCTAAGGAAGACAAGCGCAAGTATCAGAAGACCATCATTGGTGGCTTCTCTGATGCCTTTCACTTCTATCCGGTCATCTGTCACGGGAACAAAGCAACCATTTATCTTCATAACAATATGCTGGAATATGGACATGAATATGAAATCAAGATCAGCAAGGGTACGATTGAGGGATGGAATGGCAAGAAGTCATGGACGTTTAGGACAAAGGAAAAAGCCCCTTCTGCAGATTTGCGTCATATAGTTGTGGCAGCTGATGGCAGCGGAGACTTCTCCACTCTGCAAGGTGCCATGGATTGGATACCAGACTCATTGCCTTCTGAAGCCAGCAGGAAAAAGGTTTTCGTGAAGAAGGGAGATTATGAAGAGCTGGTTTATTTCCGCAATAAGCGATTTGTTACTATCCAAGGAGAATTCATGGATGGGGTAGTGGTGCATTACCCCAATAACGAGGTGTTCAATCCTCACCCGGTTGATATCAAGACCAATGAGCAGAAAGGAACATTCCCTTCTCGCCGTGCGGCTGTGGCGGCAGACAACTGTGCCGACATGATTTTCAAGGATATCACCTTCAAGACAGATTGCAAGGGACAGGCTGAGGGATTCCTGCTCAATGGTGAAAGAAACTTTGCAGAGAATGTGCATGTCATCGGTGACGGTGATGCTCTTCAGGTGAATGGTTCTGCCTACTGGCTTAACTGCGTGATTGATGGAGGAGGTGACACGGTGCTGGGTAGAGGTCCATCCTATTTCAATCACTGTATCCTTTCCAGCTATGATGCTTTCATGTGGATTAGAAATACCTGGGAGAACCATGGTAACATCTTCAATGACTGTACCTTCAAGGGATTGGGCAAGGATGCCGTGATAGCCCGCCTTCCTGACAACAAGGGCAGAAATTATCCTGATGCGGAATGCGTGCTGCTGAATTGTACGCTTGATGGTGTGCCTTCTGAAGGCTTTGGCCCCATAGATGAGTCGGCATCTACGGCAAATCTCCTGGAATTCAACAGTCATGACAAGGAAGGTAAAACTATAGATATCAGCAAGAGAAACAAGCATGTCCGTCAGCTTGACGCCATCAAGGATGCTGAGACAATCGGAAAATACTCCAATGCAAGTTGGGTATTGAATTGGTAA
- a CDS encoding VOC family protein, which yields MKLNKIHHVAVICSDYEKSKHFYTDVLGMKIVSENYREGRDSWKADCWLDDNYVIELFSFPNPPARPSYPEAAGLRHLAFEVDDLSEATDELDSKGIAHEPIRTDEYTGKRFVFFSDPDGLPIELYEK from the coding sequence ATGAAACTAAACAAGATCCATCATGTAGCCGTGATTTGCTCCGACTATGAGAAATCCAAGCATTTCTACACAGATGTGCTCGGAATGAAGATTGTGAGTGAAAACTATCGTGAAGGACGTGACTCATGGAAGGCAGACTGCTGGCTTGATGACAACTATGTCATCGAGTTATTCTCCTTCCCTAACCCACCTGCACGTCCTTCCTATCCGGAAGCAGCCGGTCTGCGCCATCTTGCTTTTGAGGTAGATGATCTTTCGGAGGCAACTGATGAACTTGACAGTAAAGGCATCGCACATGAGCCTATACGCACGGATGAATATACAGGCAAGCGATTTGTATTCTTCAGTGACCCAGATGGTTTGCCGATAGAACTGTATGAAAAATAA
- a CDS encoding methylated-DNA--[protein]-cysteine S-methyltransferase has protein sequence MQQINTQYYNSPCGELILASVGDELCLCDWNEMPCAERNKLRLARYMNADFKIETSPILEQTKQQLEEYFAGIRRSFEVPLHPVGTDFQKKIWNALLDIPYGETRSYKEIAQSIGNPNCVRAVAGAIGANGISILIPCHRVIGSNRSLTGFAGGLEAKRILLELETEKR, from the coding sequence ATGCAGCAAATAAACACCCAATATTACAACTCGCCCTGTGGAGAGTTAATTCTAGCATCAGTGGGTGATGAATTGTGTCTTTGTGATTGGAATGAAATGCCATGTGCAGAGCGCAATAAGCTTCGACTTGCAAGGTATATGAACGCAGATTTCAAGATTGAAACATCCCCTATCCTGGAACAGACCAAGCAGCAACTGGAAGAATATTTTGCCGGCATCCGCAGGTCATTCGAAGTTCCGCTGCATCCTGTAGGAACAGATTTCCAGAAAAAAATATGGAATGCATTGCTCGATATACCTTACGGAGAGACAAGAAGCTATAAGGAAATCGCTCAAAGTATAGGCAATCCCAATTGTGTCAGAGCCGTGGCTGGAGCTATCGGAGCCAACGGCATCAGCATCCTCATCCCCTGCCATCGCGTTATCGGCAGTAATCGTTCCCTGACAGGCTTTGCCGGAGGACTGGAAGCAAAGAGAATATTGCTGGAGCTGGAGACTGAAAAACGTTGA
- a CDS encoding AAA family ATPase gives MENPFIITGYIKPEYFCDREKEAERIISKITSGENMVVMAARRVGKSKLIDFCMDSPAIKDHFICISIDILRTSSIHEFAFELGKAVFDLAAHRGAKMMRMVVNTLKSINGCFGYDPISNTPTFNLSLGDISNPLYTLDEIFACLEQADKKCIVAIDEFQQIGYYPEKNMEAILRTYIQKCSNANFIFSGSERHLISKMFSEKAHPFYNSADMMNLEVIPLDKYKEFAIRLFGKFDKKIKEEAIELVYQAFGGNTYYMQKVMHEAFNQTAPQAEADCEMIKSIIHALVLDNDHKFSEILSRLTLPQKELLYAVAKEGMASQITSSGFVKKHSLRSASSVQSAVKKLLEYHLISTSQSTYYIDDQLMNLWLKE, from the coding sequence ATGGAGAATCCTTTTATCATAACGGGTTATATCAAGCCCGAATATTTCTGCGATAGAGAAAAGGAAGCAGAAAGAATCATCAGTAAGATAACGAGTGGCGAGAATATGGTGGTAATGGCTGCAAGACGAGTAGGCAAGAGTAAACTGATAGACTTTTGCATGGACTCTCCTGCTATCAAAGACCATTTTATCTGTATTTCCATCGATATTCTCCGAACTTCCAGCATTCATGAATTTGCCTTCGAGTTGGGAAAGGCTGTATTTGATTTGGCAGCTCATCGTGGAGCCAAGATGATGAGAATGGTGGTTAACACCCTGAAGTCTATCAATGGCTGCTTCGGTTACGATCCGATTTCCAATACCCCAACGTTTAATCTTTCGTTGGGTGATATTTCTAATCCGCTCTATACATTGGATGAGATATTTGCCTGTTTGGAGCAGGCCGATAAAAAATGTATCGTTGCCATTGATGAGTTCCAGCAGATAGGCTATTATCCGGAGAAGAATATGGAGGCCATTCTCAGAACTTATATTCAGAAGTGCAGCAATGCTAATTTCATCTTCTCTGGCAGCGAGCGTCACCTAATTTCCAAGATGTTTTCCGAGAAAGCGCATCCTTTTTACAATAGTGCTGATATGATGAATCTGGAGGTGATTCCGCTTGATAAATACAAGGAGTTTGCTATCCGTTTGTTTGGTAAGTTTGATAAGAAGATTAAGGAGGAGGCTATAGAGTTGGTGTATCAGGCTTTTGGTGGCAATACCTATTATATGCAGAAGGTGATGCATGAGGCTTTCAACCAAACAGCGCCACAGGCTGAGGCTGATTGTGAGATGATAAAGAGCATCATCCATGCTTTGGTATTGGATAATGACCATAAGTTTAGCGAGATACTTTCCCGTCTCACTCTTCCGCAGAAGGAACTTCTGTATGCTGTTGCTAAGGAGGGAATGGCTAGTCAGATTACCTCTTCTGGCTTTGTGAAGAAGCATAGTCTCCGCTCGGCAAGTAGTGTGCAGAGTGCTGTGAAGAAACTGCTGGAATATCATCTGATTTCTACTTCTCAGAGTACGTATTATATTGATGATCAGCTTATGAACTTATGGTTGAAGGAATAA
- a CDS encoding SLC13 family permease, which produces MQETVKKVLSSDFNRKKALMFTITALLTALVWNLPIDSFGIEGLTVVQQRVIAIFVMAVMLWLTEAIPAWATSVVIIFVLLFGVSDSAFNIMQGSEGEYGNLLEYQGIMACFADPTIILFLGGFVMAIAATKSGLDVLMAKTLIAPFGKKSENVLLGFMLITGIFSMFISNTATAAMMLTFLTPVFKALPANGKGRIALTMAIPIGANLGGMGTPIGTPPNAFAYKVLTAPDGLNLDIGFGDWMMIMCPMVLVMLVLAWFIIRKMFPFSQKTIELQIQGDIQFNWRTIVVAATFILTIVLWVFGKKYFGINANTVAMLPIAIFAFTGVLTADDLKEIDWAVIWMVAGGFALGLAMNGTGLAENAVKSIPFDTFNPVVIMIVSGLVCFALSNFISNTATAALLIPILTVVCAGMGSSLESIGGTSTIIIGVAVAASCAMSLPISTPPNAIAYSTGLIQQTDMVKAGLTIGLISMILGYGVLITFCKMGVL; this is translated from the coding sequence ATGCAAGAAACCGTCAAAAAAGTTTTGAGCAGCGACTTCAATCGCAAGAAGGCTCTGATGTTTACCATCACCGCCCTGCTCACCGCACTAGTTTGGAATCTGCCCATCGACAGCTTTGGCATCGAGGGGCTGACAGTCGTTCAGCAACGCGTCATCGCCATCTTCGTCATGGCGGTCATGCTATGGCTCACCGAAGCCATTCCTGCCTGGGCAACATCAGTAGTCATCATCTTCGTATTGCTGTTCGGTGTATCCGACTCGGCCTTCAATATCATGCAAGGTTCCGAAGGCGAATACGGCAACCTCCTGGAATATCAGGGTATCATGGCCTGCTTTGCCGACCCTACCATCATCCTCTTCCTCGGTGGTTTCGTGATGGCCATCGCCGCCACCAAGAGTGGACTCGACGTACTGATGGCTAAGACTCTCATCGCTCCTTTCGGCAAGAAATCAGAAAATGTACTGTTGGGCTTCATGCTCATCACCGGCATCTTCTCCATGTTTATCTCCAATACTGCCACCGCAGCCATGATGCTTACCTTCCTGACTCCTGTGTTCAAGGCACTTCCTGCCAACGGGAAGGGAAGAATCGCACTCACCATGGCCATCCCTATCGGAGCTAACCTCGGCGGTATGGGAACTCCTATCGGAACACCTCCTAATGCCTTCGCATACAAGGTTCTTACAGCACCAGACGGACTCAATCTCGACATCGGTTTCGGAGATTGGATGATGATTATGTGCCCGATGGTACTCGTCATGCTGGTATTGGCATGGTTTATTATCCGCAAGATGTTCCCTTTCTCACAGAAGACTATCGAACTGCAGATTCAGGGAGACATCCAGTTCAACTGGCGTACCATCGTAGTAGCTGCCACCTTCATCCTGACCATCGTACTCTGGGTATTCGGTAAGAAATATTTCGGTATCAATGCCAATACCGTAGCCATGTTGCCTATCGCCATATTTGCATTTACCGGTGTGCTCACAGCCGACGACCTGAAGGAAATCGACTGGGCTGTCATCTGGATGGTAGCCGGTGGTTTTGCCTTGGGTCTTGCCATGAATGGTACGGGGTTAGCAGAGAATGCCGTGAAAAGTATTCCATTTGACACATTCAACCCGGTAGTCATCATGATCGTTTCAGGACTCGTCTGCTTTGCATTGAGTAACTTTATCTCCAACACCGCTACTGCAGCCCTCCTGATTCCTATCCTGACCGTAGTATGTGCCGGCATGGGCAGTTCACTCGAAAGCATCGGTGGAACCTCTACTATTATTATAGGTGTAGCCGTGGCTGCTTCCTGCGCCATGTCGCTTCCTATTTCCACCCCTCCGAATGCCATCGCCTACTCTACCGGACTCATCCAGCAGACCGATATGGTGAAAGCAGGTCTGACCATCGGTCTCATCAGTATGATTCTCGGATATGGTGTGCTCATCACTTTCTGTAAGATGGGTGTGCTTTAA
- a CDS encoding type II toxin-antitoxin system RelE/ParE family toxin, translating into MKVKIYTEKEFERQLRKLSKKYRSMLDDYDAFLTGLEQDPYQGTSLGKGVRKVRMAIASKGKGKSGGARVITYNLYQEGDTIIIDLLTIYDKGEISNISDEFISFLLDKRENG; encoded by the coding sequence ATGAAGGTTAAGATTTATACGGAAAAAGAATTTGAGCGACAACTTAGAAAGCTTTCCAAGAAATATCGTTCAATGCTTGATGACTATGATGCTTTTCTTACAGGCTTAGAACAGGATCCTTACCAAGGTACTAGTCTTGGCAAAGGTGTCAGAAAGGTAAGAATGGCAATAGCTAGTAAGGGTAAAGGTAAGAGTGGTGGTGCAAGGGTCATCACTTATAATCTTTACCAGGAAGGAGATACCATTATCATTGATTTATTGACAATTTATGATAAAGGAGAAATCTCTAATATCTCTGATGAGTTTATCAGTTTTTTGCTTGATAAGCGTGAAAATGGATAA
- a CDS encoding YhcH/YjgK/YiaL family protein — translation MKKIIFGIALLLTSSLAIVAQENKKACCKTPSSCGKNAKGYYTQYYGNNPQLIKEAEAWAASGVWQNGFTKARPHHSVNLVDFYLQYQKNPEQWKALFDYLAKTDLLSIPGGKHKIPGSSLTISVEDSKNNPLEKRGSESHNHHIDFQYVVKGVERFGIIDHYTSTPNCKYRPDVIHYDYKKCRTKFYDSTPDEFFIFFPRDWHIAKVANDTDNQDIRVLVIKVDYKD, via the coding sequence ATGAAAAAAATCATTTTTGGAATTGCTCTATTGCTCACTTCTTCATTGGCAATAGTAGCACAAGAAAACAAGAAAGCCTGCTGCAAAACCCCGTCTTCATGCGGCAAAAATGCGAAAGGTTATTATACCCAGTATTACGGCAACAACCCTCAACTCATCAAGGAGGCAGAAGCATGGGCTGCATCAGGGGTCTGGCAGAATGGTTTTACCAAAGCCCGCCCTCACCACAGTGTCAATCTCGTGGATTTCTATCTTCAGTATCAGAAGAATCCTGAACAGTGGAAGGCACTCTTCGACTACCTTGCTAAAACCGATTTGCTCAGTATTCCTGGCGGCAAGCACAAGATTCCCGGCTCATCACTCACCATCAGCGTAGAGGACAGCAAGAACAATCCGTTGGAAAAGCGCGGTTCTGAAAGCCACAACCATCACATTGATTTCCAGTATGTCGTCAAGGGCGTGGAGCGTTTCGGCATCATCGACCACTATACCAGTACACCCAACTGCAAGTACCGTCCTGATGTCATTCACTACGATTACAAGAAGTGCCGTACCAAGTTCTACGACAGTACTCCAGATGAATTCTTCATCTTTTTCCCTCGCGACTGGCACATCGCCAAGGTAGCCAATGATACTGACAATCAAGACATCAGAGTACTTGTCATCAAAGTGGATTATAAAGATTGA
- a CDS encoding DUF4186 domain-containing protein, translating into MKKDSRANHARYVELNLFPEEKEDYQKDSVSSENKENHTSPDKEYDLTDLFERLSKSAFRSRFHLSKRDKEYIAEKGLTTIRKHAEDFVAKRLAPAVIPNDGKQTPMRGHPVFIAQHATGCCCRGCFSKWHHIPAGRQLTREEQQYAVAVLMAWIEKQV; encoded by the coding sequence ATGAAAAAAGATTCGAGGGCAAACCATGCCAGATATGTAGAACTCAATTTGTTTCCTGAGGAGAAAGAGGATTATCAGAAAGATTCTGTCTCTTCAGAAAACAAGGAAAACCATACCTCTCCAGACAAAGAGTATGACTTGACAGATCTGTTTGAAAGGCTTTCGAAATCAGCATTCCGCAGCCGTTTTCACCTTTCGAAAAGGGATAAGGAATATATTGCAGAAAAGGGCTTGACAACCATCCGTAAGCATGCAGAGGATTTCGTTGCCAAACGTCTTGCTCCAGCCGTAATCCCCAATGACGGCAAGCAGACGCCGATGAGAGGTCATCCCGTATTCATTGCCCAGCATGCTACAGGCTGCTGCTGTCGTGGATGTTTCTCCAAATGGCATCATATACCTGCCGGAAGACAGCTGACCAGAGAAGAACAGCAATATGCAGTAGCGGTATTGATGGCATGGATTGAAAAACAGGTTTAG
- the coaW gene encoding type II pantothenate kinase — MKKIVIGIDVGISTTKIVGIDEDGIVVSPIRIKATDPITSLYGAFGKYLHDNQISLSEVEHVMLTGVGSAYIDEPIYGLPTSKSEEFVADGLGAKYESKLDRMIVVSMGTGTSLVKCEGDNIRHIGGIGIGGGTLAGLSRIMLKTDDVKQIAHLAKDGDVSKINLLIGDISAKPLPGLPMNAVASLFSNAKANASREDIAKGLIWMVLQCIGSATILSSLESGIKDFVLIGNLTLMPQCREVFPAMEKLYNVRFRIPKYSEFCTAIGAALDYKRNQK, encoded by the coding sequence ATGAAAAAAATAGTAATTGGTATCGACGTAGGTATCTCCACCACCAAGATTGTGGGCATTGACGAAGACGGAATCGTAGTAAGTCCCATCCGCATCAAGGCTACAGACCCAATCACGTCTCTGTATGGAGCATTCGGAAAATACCTGCACGACAACCAGATCAGCCTCTCTGAGGTGGAACATGTGATGCTTACCGGTGTAGGCTCTGCTTATATAGACGAGCCTATCTATGGACTTCCTACCTCCAAGAGCGAGGAATTCGTAGCCGACGGACTTGGTGCCAAATATGAAAGCAAGCTCGACAGGATGATTGTAGTAAGCATGGGAACGGGTACATCACTCGTGAAATGCGAAGGCGACAACATACGCCACATCGGAGGTATCGGCATCGGAGGCGGCACCTTAGCAGGACTGAGCCGCATCATGCTCAAGACCGACGACGTGAAGCAGATAGCCCATCTGGCAAAAGATGGTGATGTTTCCAAGATCAATCTGCTCATAGGCGATATCAGCGCCAAACCATTGCCAGGACTGCCAATGAATGCCGTGGCATCTCTGTTCAGCAACGCCAAGGCAAACGCATCTCGTGAAGATATAGCCAAAGGCCTCATCTGGATGGTACTGCAATGTATCGGTTCTGCCACAATTCTCTCCTCCTTAGAGTCGGGAATCAAGGATTTCGTACTCATCGGAAACCTGACCCTCATGCCTCAGTGCCGGGAAGTATTCCCTGCCATGGAGAAACTCTACAATGTTAGGTTCCGCATACCTAAATATTCAGAATTCTGCACGGCAATAGGTGCAGCACTTGACTATAAAAGAAATCAGAAATAA
- a CDS encoding Na+/H+ antiporter NhaC family protein translates to MEQKENKQKTQAAEDQVSCPPQQPVEPHPFISVIPLAVLITLIVMVVKLFPDDALAGASQVALMIATAVCVALGMGIYNMKWNIFEEMIKKTVGDAGVSILILLLIGMMSATWMISGVVPTLIYYGVQIMSPTFFLPCACIISSIISVMTGTSWTTIATIGIALMGIGDALGIPAPYTAGAIISGAYFGDKLSPMSDTTVLASSIAGADLFSHIRYMLYTTIPSILLSLVLYLIIGLCYDSKPVDISQYLTGLSHGFNISLLTMLVPAFTGWLIYRKTPSLITLLLSALSACICALILQPEVLVNIAGEDNITAKSLFEGIMITCYTHTQVDCGMENINELVATRGMAGMLNTIWLILCAMCFGSCMVASGMLHAITHMLLKSIHSTVSLVCSTVTSGVLLNLVMGDQFLSIIMNASIYKDEYAERGYRPELLSRSTEDSATVTSVLVPWTACGMTQSTVLGIPTLVYLPFCFFNIISPLMSCLVAILGFVPKPQPKEDNASTAEESDIH, encoded by the coding sequence ATGGAACAAAAAGAAAATAAACAAAAAACTCAGGCTGCAGAAGATCAGGTTTCCTGCCCTCCTCAGCAGCCAGTGGAACCACATCCTTTCATTTCTGTCATACCGCTGGCAGTACTTATCACCCTCATCGTCATGGTTGTCAAGCTCTTCCCTGATGATGCCCTGGCGGGTGCCTCTCAGGTGGCCCTCATGATAGCCACAGCAGTATGCGTAGCACTCGGCATGGGAATCTACAATATGAAATGGAATATCTTCGAGGAGATGATCAAAAAGACTGTGGGCGATGCCGGAGTATCTATTCTGATTCTGCTGCTCATCGGAATGATGTCAGCTACCTGGATGATCAGTGGCGTGGTTCCCACATTAATATATTATGGTGTTCAGATCATGTCGCCGACCTTTTTCCTACCCTGCGCCTGCATCATCTCCAGCATCATTTCTGTGATGACGGGAACCTCATGGACCACCATTGCCACCATCGGTATTGCCCTGATGGGAATCGGTGATGCCCTGGGAATACCAGCCCCCTACACCGCTGGAGCCATTATTTCGGGAGCCTATTTCGGTGATAAGCTCTCGCCAATGAGCGATACCACCGTCCTGGCTTCAAGCATTGCCGGTGCCGACCTCTTCTCACATATCCGCTACATGCTCTATACCACCATACCAAGCATCCTGCTCTCGCTGGTACTCTATCTCATCATCGGACTCTGCTATGATTCCAAACCTGTGGATATCAGCCAGTATCTTACCGGTCTTAGTCATGGTTTCAATATCTCCCTGCTTACAATGCTCGTTCCTGCTTTTACAGGATGGCTCATCTACCGCAAGACCCCTTCTCTCATCACGCTTCTTCTTTCAGCTCTTTCTGCATGCATCTGTGCCCTCATCCTCCAGCCGGAAGTACTGGTAAATATTGCAGGAGAAGACAACATCACTGCCAAGAGCCTCTTTGAGGGAATCATGATAACCTGCTATACCCACACTCAGGTAGATTGCGGCATGGAGAACATCAATGAACTCGTGGCAACCCGCGGCATGGCAGGTATGCTCAACACCATCTGGCTCATTCTCTGTGCCATGTGTTTCGGTTCATGTATGGTGGCCAGCGGCATGCTTCACGCTATCACCCACATGCTTCTGAAAAGCATCCACAGCACCGTATCACTTGTCTGCAGTACCGTGACATCGGGCGTATTGCTCAATCTCGTTATGGGCGACCAGTTTCTGAGCATCATCATGAATGCATCTATCTACAAGGATGAATATGCTGAACGAGGCTACCGTCCGGAACTCTTAAGCCGAAGTACAGAGGATAGTGCTACCGTGACGAGCGTACTGGTTCCATGGACAGCCTGCGGTATGACGCAGAGTACGGTTCTCGGCATCCCGACACTGGTCTATCTCCCCTTCTGCTTCTTCAACATCATCAGTCCATTGATGAGTTGTCTGGTAGCTATTCTGGGCTTCGTACCCAAGCCCCAACCCAAGGAGGACAATGCATCTACAGCAGAAGAGTCTGATATCCATTAA
- a CDS encoding MFS transporter — MKQLKENKGIERSLLLTMAVIAGLTVANCYYNQPLLEMIRHDMGVSQHEANLITVVTQIGYALGLCFLIPMGDLYSRRRIIVINMSVAAVMAVFIAFSQRVWIVWGASLLLGACSVIPQFFIPIAGQYSEKKNKGRNMGIVLSGLLTGILASRVVSGYVGEWLGWREMFIIAALIMIVCLILTLKIMPQIDSNYVGTYRGLMKSVFHIVANNARIRLYAIRAAFSFGSMMAIWSCLAFRLAQAPFFSGSEMVGTLGMCGIAGALAASGLGKLVNQWGIRKLSLYGACLQLVAWTTAYLFGDTYMGLIVAIILVDIGLQCLQLSNQSGCIQEMPEASNRANTIFMTTYFIGGSFGTYCAGLAWTHEGWMGVCAVGAVLAAISLCITICSTK; from the coding sequence ATGAAACAATTGAAAGAAAACAAAGGAATAGAGCGCAGTTTGTTGCTGACGATGGCTGTTATAGCGGGCCTCACAGTAGCAAACTGCTACTATAATCAACCGCTCTTAGAGATGATTCGCCATGACATGGGCGTGAGTCAACATGAGGCTAATCTCATAACCGTTGTCACACAGATAGGCTATGCGCTGGGCTTATGTTTCCTGATTCCTATGGGTGACCTCTACTCGCGTCGCCGCATCATCGTCATCAATATGTCCGTAGCAGCCGTCATGGCCGTTTTCATAGCTTTTTCTCAAAGGGTATGGATTGTTTGGGGTGCCTCTCTCCTGCTGGGAGCCTGCTCAGTCATTCCACAATTCTTCATCCCTATAGCAGGACAATATTCCGAAAAGAAAAATAAAGGCAGAAACATGGGCATTGTCCTGTCGGGACTGCTTACGGGCATTCTTGCCTCCAGAGTGGTCAGCGGTTACGTGGGCGAATGGTTGGGCTGGCGCGAGATGTTTATCATAGCAGCCCTCATCATGATAGTCTGCCTGATTCTCACGCTCAAGATTATGCCGCAGATAGACAGCAACTATGTAGGAACATATAGGGGGCTGATGAAAAGCGTCTTTCACATTGTAGCCAACAATGCTCGCATACGTCTCTATGCCATCCGTGCAGCTTTCAGTTTTGGTAGTATGATGGCCATCTGGTCTTGTCTCGCCTTCCGCTTGGCACAAGCCCCATTCTTCTCGGGTAGCGAGATGGTGGGCACCTTAGGTATGTGCGGTATAGCTGGAGCATTAGCAGCAAGCGGATTGGGTAAACTTGTGAACCAATGGGGCATTAGAAAGTTAAGCCTTTATGGTGCCTGCCTGCAACTTGTAGCATGGACCACAGCTTATCTCTTTGGCGACACCTATATGGGACTTATTGTGGCTATTATTCTGGTTGACATCGGTTTACAATGTCTGCAACTAAGTAATCAGAGTGGTTGCATTCAGGAAATGCCTGAAGCATCAAACAGGGCCAACACCATTTTCATGACCACCTATTTTATTGGTGGCTCCTTTGGCACATATTGTGCCGGATTAGCCTGGACACATGAAGGCTGGATGGGTGTATGTGCAGTAGGAGCCGTCTTGGCAGCTATATCGCTCTGCATCACTATTTGCAGTACAAAGTAA